The following coding sequences lie in one Populus trichocarpa isolate Nisqually-1 chromosome 14, P.trichocarpa_v4.1, whole genome shotgun sequence genomic window:
- the LOC18110028 gene encoding ABC transporter B family member 4 isoform X9 yields MVTGERQAAGIRGTYLKTILRQDVAFFDKETNTGEVVGRMSGDTVLIQDAMGEKVGKFIQLLSTFFGGFAIAFVQGWLLTLVMLSSIPLIVIAGAAMSIMISRKASLGQTAYAKAAIVVEQTLGSIRTVASFTCEEQAISNYQKFLITAYKSGVQEGFAAGLGIGIVMLVIFSSYALAIWFGGKLIVEKGYTGGTVINVIVALLIGSTSLGQASPCMSAFVAGQAAASKMFQTISREPKIDAYEMRGKILKDINGDIELRDVYFSYPARPDDQIFSGLSLLVPSGITAALVGQSGSGKSTVISLLERFYDPQAGEVLIDGINLKEFQLKWIREKIGLVSQEPVLFTSSIRDNIAYGKDGATTEEIRAVAELANAAKFIDKLPQGLDTMVGEHGTQMSGGQKQRIAIARAILKDPRILLLDEATSALDAESERIVQEALDRIMVNRTTLIVAHRLSTVRNVDLISVIHHGKIVEKGSHSELLKDPEGAYSQLIRLQEVNKESEHETEDHKSDITMESFRQSSPRISLERSLSRGSSGAGNISPFSVSLGLHTAGFSVPDTDNAPGEVEASSHKPKTPDGLIRRLAYLNKPEIPVLIAGAIAAILNGVIFPIFGVLLSNVIKTFFEPPHELRKDSKFWALMFMTLGLASFLVFPTQTYLFSVAGGKLIQRIRSICFEKVVHMEVGWFDEPEHSSGVIGARLSADAATVRALVGDSLAQMVQNIASATAGLVIAFTACWQLALIILVLIPLVGLNGIIQIKFMKGFSADAKMMYEEASQVANDAVGSIRTVASFCAEEKVMQLYKKKCEGPMETGIKQGLICGTGFGVSFFLLFSVYATSFYAGAQLVQHGKTTFTEVFRVFFALTMAAIGISQTSSFGPDSSSAKTAAASIFSIIDRKSKMDASDESGTKLDSVRGEIELHHISFKYPTRPDIQIFRDLSLVIHSGKTVALVGESGSGKSTVISLLQRFYDPHSGHITLDGVDIQSLQLKWLRQQMGLVSQEPVLFNDTIRANIAYGKQGKATETEILAASELANAHNFISSLQQGYDTIVGERGVQLSGGQKQRVAIARAIVKSPRVLLLDEATSALDAESERTVQDALDRVVVNRTTVVVAHRLSTIKNADVIAVVKNGVIVEKGKHDTLIHIKDGFYASLVALHMTASTA; encoded by the exons GTTGGGAAATTTATACAGCTGCTATCAACATTCTTTGGAGGCTTTGCAATAGCATTTGTCCAAGGATGGCTTCTTACTCTAGTCATGTTATCTTCCATTCCCCTGATTGTGATAGCTGGTGCGGCCATGTCAATAATGATATCTAGGAAAGCATCTCTTGGACAAACTGCTTATGCAAAAGCAGCAATTGTCGTTGAACAGACACTTGGCTCGATCAGAACT GTCGCGTCATTTACTTGTGAAGAGCAAGCCATAAGCAATTACCAGAAGTTTCTCATTACTGCTTACAAATCCGGGGTTCAAGAAGGCTTTGCTGCTGGATTAGGTATTGGCATTGTTATGTTAGTAATCTTCAGCAGCTATGCTTTGGCAATATGGTTTGGTGGGAAGCTGATAGTGGAAAAAGGATACACTGGGGGCACAGTGATTAATGTGATTGTTGCTCTGTTGATCGGATCCAC GTCACTAGGTCAGGCATCTCCCTGCATGAGTGCATTTGTGGCTGGTCAAGCTGCAGCTTCTAAAATGTTTCAGACTATCAGTAGGGAGCCTAAGATAGACGCTTACGAAATGAGGGGAAAGATATTGAAGGACATCAACGGGGATATAGAATTGAGGGATGTGTATTTCAGTTATCCAGCCAGACCCGATGATCAAATATTTTCTGGTCTTTCTCTTCTCGTCCCAAGTGGCATAACTGCAGCTTTGGTTGGACAAAGTGGAAGTGGAAAGTCAACAGTCATCAGTCTGCTAGAGAGATTTTATGATCCACAAGCTGGTGAAGTGCTCATAGATGGTATTAACCTCAAAGAATTTCAACTTAAGTGGATCCGAGAGAAAATTGGTCTTGTCAGCCAAGAACCTGTGTTGTTTACGTCCAGCATAAGGGATAACATTGCATATGGAAAAGATGGTGCAACTACTGAAGAGATAAGAGCAGTAGCTGAACTTGCCAATGCTGCTAAATTCATAGATAAACTACCTCAG GGACTAGACACCATGGTTGGTGAGCATGGAACTCAGATGTCAGGTGGGCAGAAACAGAGAATTGCAATAGCAAGAGCAATTCTGAAAGATCCACGAATTTTGCTTTTAGATGAAGCTACAAGTGCACTTGATGCAGAATCAGAAAGGATAGTGCAGGAGGCACTAGATAGGATTATGGTCAATCGAACAACTCTCATTGTTGCCCATCGTTTGAGCACTGTGAGAAATGTTGATTTGATTTCAGTTATTCACCATGGCAAGATAGTGGAAAAAG GCTCGCATTCAGAACTACTCAAGGATCCTGAAGGAGCTTACTCGCAGCTTATACGTTTACAAGAAGTAAATAAAGAGTCAGAGCATGAAACGGAAGACCACAAGTCAGATATTACTATGGAATCCTTTAGACAGTCGAGTCCAAGAATTTCACTGGAACGGTCTTTAAGCAGGGGATCTTCTGGAGCAGGAAATATAAGCCCATTCTCAGTCTCATTAGGTTTACATACTGCTGGATTCAGTGTCCCTGACACTGATAATGCCCCGGGAGAAGTAGAAGCTTCTTCACATAAACCAAAAACTCCAGATGGCCTAATCCGCCGCCTTGCTTATCTGAACAAGCCAGAGATCCCGGTACTTATAGCTGGAGCTATCGCTGCAATTCTTAATGGTGTCATATTTCCAATTTTTGGCGTCCTACTTTCCAATGTgattaaaacattttttgaacCACCGCATGAATTGAGAAAGGATTCCAAGTTCTGGGCACTAATGTTTATGACGCTTGGCCTGGCATCATTTTTGGTGTTTCCAACACAAACATACTTATTTTCTGTGGCTGGTGGCAAATTAATCCAAAGGATCCGATCTATTTGTTTTGAGAAGGTAGTTCACATGGAGGTCGGCTGGTTCGATGAGCCTGAGCATTCAAGTGGGGTAATTGGTGCTAGACTCTCAGCAGATGCAGCAACAGTGCGTGCTCTGGTTGGAGACTCTCTAGCTCAGATGGTTCAAAACATCGCTTCAGCAACAGCAGGTTTGGTCATTGCCTTTACTGCATGTTGGCAATTGGCCTTGATTATCCTTGTACTAATTCCTCTAGTAGGACTCAATGGAATTATTCAAATAAAGTTCATGAAAGGATTTAGTGCAGATGCAAAG ATGATGTATGAGGAAGCAAGTCAAGTTGCAAATGATGCTGTAGGCAGCATAAGAACTGTTGCCTCTTTCTGTGCTGAAGAGAAGGTGATGcaattatacaaaaagaaatGTGAAGGCCCTATGGAGACAGGAATAAAGCAAGGGCTGATCTGCGGAACAGGATTTggagtttctttcttcttactGTTTTCTGTCTATGCAACCAGTTTCTATGCGGGAGCTCAACTTGTCCAGCAtgggaaaacaacatttacagAAGTTTTTCGG GTTTTCTTCGCTTTGACCATGGCAGCCATTGGAATTTCTCAAACAAGTTCCTTCGGTCCTGATTCCTCCAGTGCCAAGACTGCAGCTGCATCCATATTCTCTATTATAGATCGAAAGTCAAAGATGGATGCAAGTGACGAGTCAGGTACGAAATTAGACAGTGTGAGAGGAGAGATTGAACTTCATCACATAAGCTTCAAGTATCCAACTAGGCCAGATATTCAAATTTTCCGAGACCTCAGCTTGGTGATTCATTCTGGCAAG ACTGTAGCCCTGGTTGGAGAGAGTGGAAGTGGGAAATCAACGGTGATATCATTGTTGCAAAGATTTTATGATCCTCATTCAGGTCATATAACTCTAGATGGAGTTGACATTCAAAGTCTCCAACTCAAGTGGCTGAGGCAGCAGATGGGACTCGTGAGCCAAGAACCAGTCCTATTTAATGATACAATCCGTGCCAACATTGCATATGGAAAACAAGGGAAAGCGACGGAGACAGAGATTTTAGCTGCATCAGAGCTAGCCAATGCACACAATTTCATCAGTAGTCTACAACAG GGTTATGATACCATAGTAGGAGAGCGAGGTGTCCAATTGTCAGGGGGGCAGAAACAAAGGGTAGCCATTGCACGTGCTATAGTCAAAAGTCCCAGAGTGCTTCTACTGGACGAGGCTACCAGTGCACTGGATGCTGAATCTGAGAGAACTGTTCAAGATGCACTGGACCGAGTCGTGGTGAACAGGACTACGGTTGTTGTAGCCCATCGGTTATCTACAATCAAGAATGCAGATGTTATTGCAGTGGTTAAAAATGGAGTTATTGTAGAGAAAGGCAAGCATGATACTTTGATCCATATCAAAGATGGTTTTTATGCCTCCTTGGTTGCCCTCCACATGACTGCCTCCACAGCTTAA